A stretch of DNA from Salvia miltiorrhiza cultivar Shanhuang (shh) unplaced genomic scaffold, IMPLAD_Smil_shh original_scaffold_462, whole genome shotgun sequence:
TATGGCCAAATTATTTTACCAGTGAGGTGAGTCGATTTACGATGCTACGTTTACCAGTGAGTATTTAGAGAATATCAACTGCTAATTTTATGGCCAAATTATTTTCCGGTGATGattttcacatatttacagATGCTAGGAATTGAAGTAGAAATCTTTCAATTCTTTCTCTCATGCTCTATCCATCAAAAATGGCAAATGATCATAGAGTAGTTGTCGATGGCTTTTGTTTTTTGATGACTTTGTGATTATTGAGTTGTGATTCCTGTTAAATTGTCGACAAACTTGCACCATGAAAGAACAAGTATTTAAGATATTTGATAGTTGTTCAAATCAAAAGAGGAGAAATTATATGTTGTGTTGATTTTAATATTGAACCGCCATTACATGGAGATGTTGATGttgtttttttattaagtgGTTATTGGATGGgagctttatttatttatttttctctttgaACTGCTCGCATCTTCTATAGATTGATATCTATCACTTTAGTTTATTGGTTGTTCATACTTTTTCCCATGTCGTGTAGAATTTATTGAGACAAAATCTTGAAAGTTATTTGTTTCTTTTGCTATGAGGATTTTTGAGTGCTAGATTCAAAGTTGAAAGTCTGACTTTCTTATTCTGCTGCATTTATATAATTCTTCGAAAATATATGTTGTGTTTCTCTAACTAACATGTTTATACCATGAAATTGAAAACATTAATTACCTTTTTATGACCATTGTGTTTTACGATAGCATTTTTTTCTTCCCGAAAATACATTTTTCGTCTTTATATTTTTACAGTTGATATGAAAGCTCTTCGTCCATGGATGTTTGAGTTTTGACCATTATACTTTGTCAATTCAAAATAGTTtacattattattagtattttttattttctttatcttttaataaaatgacATTCTCTATACAAAAATACGAACTGTAGTTTATCTGTATTTTAATTACTTCCATAATTTTTATAATGTGTTTGGGTTGCTcttataatttatttcatttattaaaTCAACTCTAATTTAAAATCTGAAATTGAAATGAGATTACACGATTTTATAGTAATATTGTTTGCGCAACTAAGGTGTAGAAAATCATATGgttcattttttaattattctatcttaaaacaaaaaattaaaaaaaaaacaagttttGAATACaaaagtttagaataattaatttaaaaaaaaaatactactccctccgtcccacgaatcttgacacgttttcctttttgggtcgtcccacgaatcttgacacgtttccttttttggcaataattattacattctatcttctactttatcacatttattatattctctctcctactttatcacttttattaccttctctctcctactttatcaattttatgtattttattaattacacacttaaaacattaatctacaactccttaattctcgtgccgaacccaaacgtgtcaagactcgcgggacggagggagtatcatttatcaGTTTAACAAATCATTTATATGATGTAGAGCTTCCTCTTCATAAACTAAATAACTCATGgatttataatgattatttaataatagtattatatattatatatatatatatatatatatatatatatcaaaatcatGAGAAATAataagtttgatttatttatttttttcattttgttatcatttttcttaattagATTCAATAATATATTGAGATTTAAGAAAAAACATTTCCATAATCTATAGTTGAAATTAAAAGATAATGATATAATCATATGAATTTAGCTATTCCTAATTAACATTTTACttatatatcatttaattttgatgtttgccgtgcatcgcacgggagagcTTGCTAGTTAATTCTCAAACAACAATTTTAGCGGTTGCATTGAAGTAGTTACGAAGTCGGTTAGACCAAGAATATCTATAATTAAACTGCAATAATAATCAAATCGGGCAAACCCTAATTAACAATCGAGATAGAAAATGTTGTAGTGCACAAACTACATTTTTcccaaaacataaatataattaattttttcctCTCCCAAtcatttcatcattttcaccGAAAACCTTCTAGTTTTAGTCGACCTTCGCCTCTCGAGTCAACGCGCTCCGACATTTCGACTTTGACATATGTTTTATGGTTGGAGCCGTGTTTGGCTTCAAATATCAACATCGATCATTTGGTGGTCTGTGCTcttatactctctctctctctccctctccccatatgtatatatatagagagagagagagaggggagagggagagaggcatGCACACACTCCACAACTAGCTCTCTGCACTTTCATGCATTTCTCTTGGGACTTTGATCAAACACGAAGCGAACTACACCCGCGGCAGAGGACATGACCGAcacggcggcggaggcggcggccaAGTACAGGGGCGTGCGGAAGCGGAAATGGGGGAAATACGTCTCCGAGATACGCCTCCCCAACAGCCGGGAGCGGATATGGCTCGGCTCCTACGATACGGCGGAGAGGGCGGCGCGGGCCTTCGACGCCGCCCTCTTCTGCCTCCGCGGCCGCTCCGCCAACTTCAACTTCCCGGACGACCCGCCCGACATCCCGGGCGGGGAGTCGCTGTCCGCGCCCGAAATCCAGGCGGTGGCGCAGAGCTACGGGAATAGTTACGGCGGGGCTGCGGCGGATGGGTTTCGGGGCCGGGCCTCGCGGGATGCCGCGACGGGCTTGGATGGGGCTGAGGCGGTGGACTTGGTTGATGGGTCGTTTTGGGAAATGGTGGACAATGCGGGCTGCGTTTCGGATTCGCGGGGTTTTGCGGAGGCCGCTGAAATGTATGTCGTCGATCCACATTATGAAGCTAGGGTTTATGAGGATGATGATGTCGAGTACTGCTATGATCACCGGCTTTGGAATTTCTAAGATTTTTCGAAGCTTTTCATTTTTGGTTTCGTATTATAGTATGCATGGTTATATATATAGCATATTTTTGTATGGGATCGAAATAAAATAAACGATTTTATAGTTATTTGTAAGTAGTATATTGCATGTGTAATTAATTACTGCGGCGCTCTCTCCATGTACACGTGGTGTTTGGTTGGGTGGATAAGAtaaataagattaatattattgaaGGATGATTATTCAACTTTGAAACGATagaatcttataattaaatttgagtGTGGGCCAAATTATTCATCACAGGCCGAATATTCATGcaaatcaaaaaatttattctttatttttactccTGCTTGTATTTTGCTTTGGAAGTTTTCTGTCACGTGTCGCGTTCTTAGCGCGTTACATATACAAAATATGTGGTCCAAATTTGATACTACATACTACCTAAGGATACGGTACTAATGGAACCCAACCTTATATCTACATATAAGTATATAGAGGCTATACATGGACTGGATACACTGAGAATGTTGCTCATTCTAAGAAGTGAGATGACTTATATATATCATATGATCATTATATCTACGGTCCAGATCTAATGtttacgaaaaaaaaaaatatgtaacgAACAgagttaataataaaataaacgaacAAGTTAGTAAAAATTTATGAACAAATCAAATTATAACGTACGAATAATCGTATTAAATTAATGTGGTAAAATTTATCTCCCTTCATGATTTGTAACCCAGGATCAAATGTTGTTCGTAGGTTTTATTACCTCATTCGTTAATCTGATCAATTCACTTGTTAATCTCAACCataggattttaatttatgatGCCCAGATTTAATATCATTTCTCATTTTAAGGATCTTGACAGAGAATGAATTAAGAATGATCCTTAATGTGAGATTAAATATGGAAGGTTGGATATTCAAATTCTACGGTTGAAATTATTTATGTGAACTGAGATTAACGAACAAGTTAATAAAACGCACAACACAAACAACATTTGATTCTAGGTTTGAATTCTGGAGGGGGGACGAAATTTTaccattttaatttaatatggtTGTTCGTGCGTTATAATTGACTGGTTCATAGATTTTATTAACTAtgttcattatatatatattttttaattgtagaTCTTAAATCTAGGCCGTAGATATAATGATCATATGATATATGTAGATATAATGatcatatgatatatatatatatatatatatatatatatatatatatataagtcatCTCAATTTTTAGGATAAAATGTACTCCCTTTattcaatctctctctctctctatatatatattagttctAAAttatatggatttttttttttcctttcgaAGACATATACTATAATAAAATCATCCCTGATAATAGTGAAATTCAGGATTCATTCTATCGTCCCCTtcactttgaaaaaaaaaaattattcatcattaatttcacttttttaacTGATAACTATAGTGCTATTCATAAATTATAGCAAGGAACGATATACCTGATTGAATTTGCCCACGTGGCGTTGACGTGGCGCTGCAGGAACGCGTCACTATTTCCTATTGGCCGGTGTCTGACACGTGTCTGTACGTGAGAGAAAGAATGTGTTCAAATTGTTTGAAAGAATTTGAAGAAAACATAATTCCACGCCTTGATGCAAATGTTTTTTTTCTATTGTCTTGTTTTTATCAGACACGTCTATTCATGTACATATATAGGGCACAAAGCTGGCCCTTGCATATAGCAAGTGGGGTAAAAGACTAGGACCCTCAAATTTAAAAGCCACGCATATTAATGATAAGAAGATATATAGCTTAAATCATATCATAATAATTAGTCTGTGAATAGGCgaaagtacccacttttataacttGTCTTATAAAAGTACCCACCCAAGCCAAAGTCCAAAAAGTCAAAGCCgacatgcttggttttttggAAAATCAGACCTGACATGCTTCGGTTTTTGTAAAATGTCTAACTCAcgtcaatttcacaagtttaaaATGTGATGAAGAGACAATAATTgcccaactcacgtcactttcacatTCTAATGTATACTGtatgtttgaaaatttataaaaaaattagcttACGTTTGCATTATAAAAACATTAGTAAGAGGACTAAAAATTTCACTATTATGtgtattatgcaacaaaaaaatatttagaaaccaatgaaacaattagccgccggaaattcatagccgtgaacagtagccgGCGGTCCAAATTATACACGGCTACTGGTCAGCGGCTATGaacttccggcggctaattactccatttgtttcataatatttttttgttgcataatatacataatagtgaatttttgagccctcttagtaatattatattataacacgaataccttaatttagagtttttatttaaatttttaattttattttttttatattacaagaagtatacattgatgtcaaatatgagagatactgaatctgccaaaaattggattatagtggggtaaaaatactcactttatgcatgatttgattgaacacaaaataatacagtaaacacataaaataataggctatttttaaagaaaacacTTGAAACTCCTGAAATGtaaacacaaaaatattttagctctaaaaaaacaattagccgccggaaattcatagccgtgaacagtagccgGTGTTCCAAAATATACACGGCTACTGGTCAGCGGCTATGaacttccggcggctaattaatccatttgtttcataatattttgttgttgcataatatacataatagtgaatttttgagccctcttagtaatattatattataacacgaataccttaatttagagtttttattttaattttaaattttatttttttatattacaagaagtatacattgatgtcaaatatgagagatactgaatctgcaaaaaattggattatagtggggtaataatactcactgtatgcatgatttgattgaacacaaaataatacagtaaacacataaaataataggctatttttgaataaaacacttgaaactagggttgtaatcgaatcgaatactgACGAATATCTCactattcgattcgtattcgtgaTATTATTCTTATattcgattcggtattcgattcgatttcgAATTCTGAATGTGAttcgatattcgattcgaattgATATTCGAATTATTCGcttcgattcgagtattcgattTGTTTTCTCAAATTACTCTAAATTATAAAtttcgaatattcgattcgagtattcgattTGTTTTCCAGGATATTCGCTTCGATTCGAAactattcgattcgaaattgtaaaggaaaaaaatatgtaaataatattttaaataatatagaaaTATATTTCAATACATTTAcctaataaaaacaaataacaacAAATGATTGGTGATTCTACTATTTAAATTCTCAATACAATCCATAACATTCAAAAGTTTGAAATTcatcaaatataaattaagaaaagttTCAAACTCGTCAAAATAACACTTCAATAGAATTATTATCAAACATTCAATCTTCCACCAATCTTGAGGTGCAAGCTGTACTACATTTCAGGCATCTATATCCTGCAAGAATATCAAATACAAATTAATGTTACAAGTAGATCTAACACTCGAGTTCTAAAATTATCACAAGGAGTAGTATTTTAATATCAACATttaaacatataaatatttatacaaATTGTCTGTCTCGTGTGACTCCCTCAAGCCCAATACAAATGGAGCAACTTCATTTAGGTTCCCAGATgcaaataaattcattttaagGTAATTTAACACAAGTAAAATACTTCGTGGTCGGTCAATAAAAGCTATGAACTTTAATCTCAATATTAGGGGGCTTTATGAATTTTAGTCTTAATATCAATGTTGTAATCAGAAGCAGATGTAGAAGTATAATTTTGGGAGTTAAATTAAATTGACTACAAAGAATGCTAAAACTGAATATTTctgaaaaaatatgaaattataaaaaaaattggttgaGGGTGCTTAAGAAGCTCTCGTAAGCTCATAGCTCTGCCTCCGGCAATGGTTGCCGGTACAGTGAATCGAGAAGGGCGATGAAAGAACGGAAAATTTCTAGCAAATTGGTAAATAGAGGCAAACATAAATGAACCAATCTCAATTTAGAAGAGATAAAATTCAAGTCTGTACGAATAAAAGGGTTTATAAGGTAATTTTCGGAAATAATGAAATTGGATAACTACCTGAGGCTCCAACGAAGTCACTGGCGTGTGGGGGGCTGCGGCAAGGAGGATGGCCAGAGCTGGCAGCGTGTGAGCCGTaagggcggcgatggtggcatGGTGTGTGGGGGGCGGCAGAAAGAGTAGAgaaattagggttaattacaaaatgagagagaaaaaggCAATGTAAAGGGAATGTATGTGTGTTTCAATTTCAAATGGTGGGGAATGGGGATAGGCGCCTGTCCCAAATTTAGGAAATAGGCGTgactttaaaatttcaatttatttaatatttaatttaatattttaaaatctttcaaaataaaattaatattttaaaattagttatatatatatatatatatataaatttatttatttatttatcgaatcgaatatttacgaatatcgaatcgaatatcaaaatttcatattcgattcgtttgctaatcgaatcgaatcgaatatttgtaATCGAATAcaaatcgaataatttcgaatacgaatattcaaatttcgaatcgaatatcgaatcgagcaaaaatatttgattcgtttacaaccctaCTTGAAACTCATGAAATGtaaccaaaaaaatatttgagctCTAAAAAAACAATTAGCCGCCAGAAATGCAAATCCGGTCGTACTAGCCGTGTGAAATTTTTCACACACGGGTAGTTAATCCGGCTACGATTTTGTGGCGGCTAAAAGTTTTTTTGGGAGCAAAAAATCATTTTGAAGTAATACAtatggttgtaaaattttttaccttgttatttctatttatttgttaatgttttagtcaaaaaagtacatgtccacatgaaataagagataaggtgactgcacaaatttggattgtaatgaggctttaatgctcactttctgcatgcatttgattgcacattgaataatagattgaagtgTACTGAATGAATGAACAatacatttcacgtgaatttgtacAAAGGAATCTAATATTAGTCTATAATTGCTACACTTGTGAATGAGAAAACATAAATCCAAATACTCGTAGAAAGAGCATTCAGttaaaaaattgagaatttgaAACCCTCAAAGATTTGAGAAGTGGTTTGTGCGATAGTTGGTGCAATTGGTGTTCAAATTCTACTTGAAGAGGTGATTTTCTCATATATTGTTTGTGTAATTAATAGTTTGAatgttttatgttatatttatgagaatttttaaagtgtttatgcatattttaatactacattttatgtgtttttatagatggaattcgttagatacatatatgtgagatacaacggacTCGTCGATGGTATACACTATGTTGGTGGGGATACAGAGGTCCTTCCCCTCGTCAACGAAACTATTGAGAGCCTGATGTGCAGCGTCAACAATATTATGAGGACGCATTCGTTGAGCTCGAGCtaccaattgtattatttggcgaccaatctaTTTGGTAGGGAGATGAAATGTGGCTTGGCCACAGACGATGACGTGGAAGCCTTGTTGGCAACTGCCGActatcccatggtgtacgttgagcactACAACGGTCCGATTGTAGAAGAAGCCTACATCCCTACTTTTAATTTTGCTGAACCTTCGGGACACGTAGATGAAGCACAATGCAGTCAGTATGAGACGCCGTATTATCATCATACGTCGTTTCATGGTGTCCAGAGCTCGCCTCCACGACAATATTTTAATTGGGATGGACAACCGCTAGACGAATCTGCATGGAATCAAACCGAAAGGCTTAATGAAGTATGTGGGAGATTGAACGATGTGCGGACAGATGATGAACCTGAGCACGAAGCTGAAGGCTCGGTTGCATCAGGAGACGATGATGATTCTGATGACGAAGAATTTGACCCTGCGCTGGAGGTGGGCACTGCTTCTGatgcctctgaggatttattagacgacGATCTAATTGATTTCACGGAgaccgagcgagcaggttggatccgacaaCCGACAGCCGAGACCGGTgatctaactaattggttagttcccttgattccagtggacgcctCGGCTTCGCTggttgctcgcgagagtgaccCTTCTAGAGTTGATGATCTGCAGAAGAATTCTTTTTACAACAGCAAAGACGACCTGATCATTGCTGTTGGTTTGTGGAACATGAAGCGAAGCACTGAGACAAAAGTTGTCCGCTCAGATCCGGGACGAGTCTATTTCTCGTGCAAGCACTCTGACAACTGCAATTTCGATCTTCGTGCGTCTGTTCACGGCCGAGGGATGTGGAGAGTGCATAAGTTGAAAGAGCATTCATGCGAAGGGGACTTGCGCACAGCTAAAAAAATCAAGGCGCACTCGAAGGTGGTGGCAGCGTTTGTGGCAAACAGAATACGCGATGATggagaggtcattaagccgaaatcCATCATGGCTGAGTTAGTACGCGATTTcggcatcaaaatcaaatatgatgtcgcgctgcgtgcaagaaatctcgGGATGGATATGATATACGGTCGAGTTGATGATTCGTTCCTCCTGCTCCCAAGATATCTGTATGCCCTGAAGGAAGCGAATCCTGGCA
This window harbors:
- the LOC131004836 gene encoding ethylene-responsive transcription factor ERF017-like; translation: MTDTAAEAAAKYRGVRKRKWGKYVSEIRLPNSRERIWLGSYDTAERAARAFDAALFCLRGRSANFNFPDDPPDIPGGESLSAPEIQAVAQSYGNSYGGAAADGFRGRASRDAATGLDGAEAVDLVDGSFWEMVDNAGCVSDSRGFAEAAEMYVVDPHYEARVYEDDDVEYCYDHRLWNF